The Streptomyces sp. SS1-1 genome has a segment encoding these proteins:
- a CDS encoding SUKH-4 family immunity protein, with amino-acid sequence MALGIPATDSFKGNFATVAYQITNDPVVVLANTQWAGRLRTTREPQRVLGRVVRALIEYHRRGLRIRLLVEVDDGPGRAAEWRGRQLTLEGGFEPGPALPSPDDDAPLASALRALALAEHRFVPLPVWSVLCSALGQDMSEAMLESLLGNAAATEWIYPTDDGTGAPLVSFKQEAAARHLRAQLPADEAKRCHARIVTALSAPDASDPTRWYAERALAGHAAAAGRFEALLEDTEAVARVGFASLFEAFEAAFDGQPIPQGTAAARLRYLVRRGGHPSSQGEWLALSHLTLMEAGPAERAAADRLLAAAGPVALPWRTLWARGVGAGEFSTDAVVKRPIVQTLQITHTPSGDVVTARTRRDHVGPWDLATGAPRSEPGEAAGAPSTTSADQGPRGWRPAGAADGEVDLPRMPEYVRQGERLGRHLALASTDAAFVIEIDQGAEQAPPSGLLKRLVGTGTTLAPADLPATASAPTAERLTDLWGPAAVQRFPKETLPSALSDVGAREFLSSVGFPCVTGFLELDTTGLADTGLADTGLRPASEPAEEETAYYSLGWWQGARLLLDGRDGRVLQDGSSGLEDALAGSSLSQFVAMVRLYYWWFASDWSVEDTASDVRRWLELVDPDAYRTEGWQRVFEDYNFADRV; translated from the coding sequence ATGGCCCTCGGCATCCCGGCCACGGACTCGTTCAAGGGCAACTTCGCCACCGTCGCCTACCAGATCACCAATGACCCCGTTGTCGTACTCGCGAACACGCAGTGGGCCGGACGGCTGCGCACCACGCGTGAACCGCAGCGCGTGCTCGGTCGGGTGGTGCGCGCGCTGATCGAATACCATCGGCGCGGCCTGCGGATTCGCCTGCTGGTCGAGGTGGACGACGGTCCGGGCCGGGCCGCCGAGTGGCGCGGACGGCAACTGACGCTGGAGGGCGGCTTCGAGCCCGGGCCCGCCCTCCCGTCACCGGACGACGACGCTCCTCTGGCGTCCGCCCTTCGCGCGCTGGCCCTGGCCGAGCACCGTTTCGTTCCCCTCCCCGTGTGGTCCGTTCTCTGTTCGGCCCTGGGCCAAGACATGTCGGAGGCCATGCTCGAGTCACTGCTCGGCAACGCGGCGGCCACCGAGTGGATCTACCCGACCGACGACGGGACTGGCGCTCCCCTGGTCTCCTTCAAGCAGGAAGCGGCCGCCCGGCACTTGCGTGCGCAGTTGCCCGCCGACGAGGCCAAGCGCTGTCACGCACGCATCGTCACCGCCCTGTCGGCCCCAGACGCCTCCGATCCCACGCGCTGGTACGCCGAGCGTGCCCTGGCCGGTCACGCTGCCGCAGCCGGCCGGTTCGAGGCATTGCTCGAGGACACCGAGGCAGTCGCCAGGGTCGGGTTCGCCTCGCTCTTCGAGGCGTTCGAGGCCGCCTTCGATGGGCAGCCCATCCCTCAGGGCACCGCGGCGGCCCGTCTCCGCTACCTGGTACGCCGTGGCGGGCACCCTTCGTCACAGGGCGAGTGGCTGGCCCTGTCGCACCTGACCTTGATGGAGGCGGGACCGGCGGAGCGAGCGGCGGCCGATCGGCTCCTGGCGGCGGCCGGACCCGTGGCCCTGCCTTGGCGGACGCTCTGGGCGCGAGGTGTCGGCGCCGGTGAGTTCAGTACAGACGCCGTGGTCAAGCGCCCGATCGTCCAAACCCTCCAGATCACGCACACTCCTTCCGGTGACGTGGTCACCGCCCGCACCCGTCGCGACCACGTCGGCCCCTGGGATCTCGCCACCGGCGCACCACGCTCCGAGCCGGGCGAGGCCGCGGGTGCGCCGAGCACCACGTCAGCGGATCAAGGACCCCGCGGATGGCGCCCTGCCGGAGCCGCGGACGGAGAAGTGGATCTGCCCCGCATGCCCGAGTACGTTCGTCAAGGCGAACGCCTGGGCCGGCACCTTGCATTGGCCTCTACGGACGCAGCGTTCGTGATCGAGATCGATCAGGGCGCAGAACAGGCGCCCCCCTCCGGTCTCCTCAAGCGGCTGGTGGGCACCGGAACGACTCTCGCTCCGGCGGACCTGCCGGCCACGGCCTCGGCCCCCACAGCCGAAAGGCTGACGGATCTCTGGGGCCCTGCGGCGGTACAGCGCTTTCCGAAGGAGACTCTGCCGTCCGCCCTGTCGGACGTCGGCGCGCGCGAGTTCCTTTCCTCAGTCGGCTTCCCCTGCGTCACAGGCTTCCTCGAACTCGACACCACCGGCCTCGCCGACACGGGCCTCGCCGACACCGGCCTGCGCCCCGCCTCCGAGCCGGCCGAGGAGGAAACCGCGTACTACTCGCTCGGCTGGTGGCAAGGAGCGCGTCTGCTCCTCGACGGTCGCGACGGGCGGGTGCTGCAAGACGGTTCGTCCGGGCTCGAGGACGCGCTGGCGGGGAGCAGCCTCAGCCAGTTCGTCGCCATGGTCCGTCTCTACTACTGGTGGTTCGCCTCCGACTGGTCGGTCGAGGACACGGCGTCGGACGTGCGTCGCTGGCTCGAACTCGTCGACCCCGATGCCTACCGGACAGAGGGGTGGCAACGGGTCTTCGAGGACTACAACTTCGCCGACCGAGTCTGA
- a CDS encoding toxin glutamine deamidase domain-containing protein codes for MTDPSRAEQDALENSVPRDENGDPTRPPDPADGPWVQHINGEGPDAPGRSNNCVDTALSTVDTYAGNPTAAGARTPDLDADGNPSDRGERGGRDRIENTLGARFNDMGNGRDAFNRLENTLRDSGHGSQAVIITQDANGRAHAWNAVNHNGKITYIDAQTGQQNRNPLHNGDHGVFAIPLDSNRQPITPSTVIPTSRPDSARSDDRETSSTSGESNRRPPLDPAGAPEGEPRPHPERESPTERHSQQPPDEKQAELRETNPVYRVEHDHVDQQMRDWATNGNLAEALRIAAGDTPHPDGEGAYNPRVLTDRQLQDVLPGFEQLNRGERMAVISTLARLSHTFHQEYGVTSNPVQTDGKSRGGELHENRGPDFAKALLAAVSNPSENVGKHTPDLTGRNYAVLETVDSGGNVRYVVDSSEGQGGSHSERSLLNWMEQANKTENKFKVTGLYTEREPCGDRKGALGAQKNCSKLLSDRLTGTPVYYSTTYRAHEAAIDERMRRGNELRREEKKALGVTKLDRATREAIKAEVDELVQSDAEREMEAQFQARVDLAQELWLKIAEQV; via the coding sequence GTGACCGACCCCAGCCGGGCCGAGCAGGATGCCTTGGAGAACTCGGTCCCCCGGGACGAGAACGGCGACCCGACCCGGCCGCCGGACCCGGCGGACGGCCCGTGGGTGCAGCACATCAACGGCGAGGGCCCGGACGCGCCGGGCCGGAGCAACAACTGTGTCGACACGGCCCTGTCCACCGTCGACACATACGCCGGCAACCCGACGGCCGCCGGCGCCCGTACCCCCGACCTGGACGCGGATGGCAACCCCTCGGACCGCGGCGAGAGGGGCGGCCGCGACCGCATCGAGAACACCCTCGGCGCCCGCTTCAACGACATGGGCAACGGCCGCGACGCCTTCAACCGCCTGGAGAACACCCTCCGCGACAGCGGCCACGGCTCCCAGGCCGTCATCATCACGCAGGACGCCAACGGCCGCGCCCACGCCTGGAACGCCGTCAACCACAACGGCAAGATCACCTACATCGACGCCCAGACGGGCCAGCAGAACCGAAACCCGCTCCACAACGGCGACCACGGCGTCTTCGCCATCCCCCTGGACTCGAACCGCCAGCCCATAACGCCGAGCACGGTCATACCCACATCCCGTCCTGACAGTGCACGCAGTGATGACCGTGAAACCTCGAGCACCTCGGGCGAAAGCAACCGCCGACCACCGCTTGACCCTGCCGGGGCCCCGGAGGGAGAGCCCCGTCCGCACCCCGAGCGGGAGAGTCCGACTGAGCGGCACAGTCAGCAGCCCCCCGACGAGAAGCAGGCCGAACTACGCGAGACTAACCCGGTATATCGCGTCGAGCATGACCACGTCGACCAGCAGATGCGCGACTGGGCCACAAACGGAAACCTCGCCGAGGCCTTGCGGATCGCTGCGGGAGATACCCCTCATCCCGATGGGGAAGGGGCATACAACCCTAGGGTTCTCACTGACAGACAGTTGCAGGATGTGCTGCCCGGATTTGAACAGCTGAACCGAGGCGAGCGAATGGCAGTGATCTCCACGCTCGCTCGACTGAGTCACACCTTCCATCAGGAATATGGCGTCACGTCGAACCCCGTACAAACGGACGGAAAATCCCGAGGAGGAGAGCTTCATGAGAATCGTGGTCCGGATTTCGCTAAGGCCCTCCTGGCCGCGGTCAGCAACCCCTCAGAGAATGTTGGAAAGCATACACCCGACCTGACTGGTCGCAACTACGCCGTCCTTGAGACCGTTGACTCAGGCGGTAATGTCAGATACGTAGTGGACTCGAGTGAAGGACAAGGAGGAAGCCACTCAGAAAGAAGCCTCCTTAACTGGATGGAGCAGGCAAACAAGACCGAAAACAAATTCAAAGTAACCGGTCTGTACACCGAACGGGAGCCTTGTGGCGACAGGAAGGGCGCCCTAGGCGCACAGAAGAACTGCTCGAAGCTCTTGAGTGACCGACTCACCGGCACTCCTGTGTACTACAGCACGACGTATCGGGCTCACGAGGCTGCCATCGACGAAAGGATGCGCCGCGGCAACGAGTTGAGGCGCGAGGAGAAGAAGGCTCTTGGGGTGACGAAGCTTGACAGGGCAACGCGGGAAGCGATCAAGGCTGAAGTGGATGAGCTCGTCCAGTCCGACGCTGAGCGTGAGATGGAGGCACAGTTCCAGGCTAGGGTCGATCTTGCCCAGGAGCTCTGGTTGAAGATCGCCGAACAGGTTTAG
- a CDS encoding SUKH-4 family immunity protein, whose protein sequence is MAELLEWSENGTKSVAEVTGPLGSGRTETLLRLSEARSEAVVVDATGLTCEDVIERVMSAAGCADLPEKRADWGWELEGSPLAGGLVIILNAHRAGRTRRSSEPERMVHRFTVELAVAGRLKVLIERDLPDVRRAHGHLVVALRPNTADGPVRLLPDGLDSEAMRALALAEVRRAPMPVWTALAQALAPHVGRSLDVAAALEASGDLLEVDGEGWVRFRDERHAEALRRSTGAEVVRAVNGELVAWLRDQAAGGPTGQYLAQGLAMHAVQAGEFDAVQRSGRLVARIDQVPLIDAAHADDAYAVSGTSPAGDAVNLWMCGVDSLAQGEWASWLHLMSTVRGDAETATEIASSGVPLPWKVRWAHWRPPGALSATYVRPGPLGDPDIAPEDYLPGRHAVAAPGEWDGRHRVWDVKTGEELAGPWPEPLPAPGQREPLWPTDAERNVTPDWDDLTVFETLEPPFVSGQVRVGDLLIVTGLGGIFAVEIHDPSVSEGISKVHGEPLFDDSGLVPALHRGLTAPPRGTYDPHLFEPGVVRRLPATLLPDAVTDPEARRILTDVGLPAFQGASLRIEALDKVGLPLLSLDDQQEDGAATAGPYFRIGAWGDGDLAMEGTTGRVVVLGATDWGHVEDDFDSYFDDEPDEAEDEEQETSAAVVAGSLVSFIDRLQHYLVARCMLASAGSRIERTAIRDDLESSLPDDGTATDMSFWTAALRSTD, encoded by the coding sequence TTGGCCGAGCTCCTGGAGTGGTCGGAGAACGGGACCAAGAGTGTGGCCGAGGTGACCGGCCCCCTTGGGTCCGGGCGGACGGAGACGCTGCTGCGGCTGAGTGAGGCCCGCAGCGAGGCAGTGGTCGTGGATGCAACCGGGCTGACGTGTGAGGACGTCATCGAACGGGTCATGAGCGCCGCAGGATGCGCCGATCTGCCGGAGAAGCGGGCAGACTGGGGGTGGGAGCTGGAAGGCTCCCCGCTCGCGGGCGGGCTGGTCATCATCCTCAACGCCCACCGGGCGGGCCGTACTCGGCGCTCCAGTGAGCCGGAGCGCATGGTGCACCGCTTCACCGTCGAACTGGCTGTGGCCGGCCGTCTCAAGGTCCTCATCGAGCGGGACCTGCCGGATGTCCGTCGGGCGCATGGTCACCTGGTCGTGGCACTGCGACCCAACACCGCCGACGGCCCGGTGAGACTCCTGCCGGACGGCTTGGACAGCGAGGCGATGCGTGCCCTCGCGCTGGCCGAGGTCCGTCGTGCTCCGATGCCCGTCTGGACCGCCCTGGCGCAAGCATTGGCACCTCACGTGGGCCGGTCTCTGGATGTTGCCGCAGCGCTGGAGGCTTCCGGGGACCTCCTGGAGGTGGACGGAGAAGGCTGGGTCCGCTTCCGCGACGAGCGCCACGCCGAGGCGCTGCGTCGGAGCACCGGCGCCGAGGTCGTACGGGCTGTGAATGGGGAGTTGGTCGCATGGTTGCGCGACCAGGCTGCGGGCGGGCCGACGGGCCAGTACCTGGCACAGGGGCTGGCGATGCACGCCGTACAGGCAGGCGAGTTCGACGCGGTTCAGCGCTCCGGCAGGCTTGTCGCCCGGATCGATCAGGTCCCCCTGATCGACGCGGCTCACGCCGACGACGCATATGCCGTCAGCGGAACGTCTCCAGCCGGTGACGCCGTCAACTTGTGGATGTGCGGAGTCGATTCACTCGCGCAGGGTGAGTGGGCGTCGTGGCTGCACCTGATGAGTACGGTGCGGGGCGACGCGGAGACCGCCACCGAGATCGCCTCGTCCGGCGTGCCGCTGCCGTGGAAGGTGCGCTGGGCGCACTGGCGGCCGCCGGGTGCCCTGAGCGCCACGTACGTACGGCCCGGGCCACTGGGCGACCCCGACATCGCTCCCGAGGACTACCTCCCCGGCCGCCACGCCGTTGCCGCTCCGGGCGAGTGGGACGGGCGGCACCGCGTCTGGGACGTGAAGACCGGCGAGGAACTGGCCGGCCCCTGGCCGGAGCCCCTCCCGGCACCGGGGCAGCGCGAGCCGCTCTGGCCCACCGACGCCGAACGCAACGTCACACCCGACTGGGACGACCTGACCGTCTTCGAAACCCTGGAACCTCCATTCGTGTCGGGGCAGGTGAGGGTCGGCGACCTCCTGATCGTGACGGGGCTCGGCGGCATCTTCGCGGTCGAGATCCACGACCCGTCCGTGAGCGAGGGCATCAGCAAGGTGCACGGGGAACCGCTCTTCGACGACTCCGGTCTCGTCCCCGCACTGCACCGGGGCCTGACAGCACCACCCAGAGGCACGTACGACCCCCACCTCTTCGAACCGGGCGTCGTGCGCCGCCTGCCCGCCACCCTGCTGCCCGACGCCGTGACAGACCCCGAAGCACGCCGCATCCTCACGGACGTCGGACTACCCGCCTTCCAAGGCGCCTCGCTCCGGATCGAGGCTTTGGACAAGGTGGGCCTACCCTTGCTCTCCCTCGACGACCAGCAGGAAGACGGCGCCGCCACCGCTGGCCCGTACTTCCGAATCGGTGCGTGGGGCGACGGTGACCTGGCCATGGAGGGCACCACGGGGCGGGTCGTCGTATTGGGCGCCACCGACTGGGGTCATGTGGAGGACGACTTCGACTCCTACTTCGATGACGAGCCCGACGAGGCCGAAGACGAGGAGCAGGAGACCAGCGCTGCGGTGGTCGCCGGCAGCCTGGTTTCGTTCATCGACCGGCTCCAGCACTACCTCGTTGCCCGCTGCATGCTGGCCTCGGCGGGGAGCCGTATCGAGCGCACCGCGATCAGAGACGACCTCGAGTCCTCGCTACCCGACGACGGCACTGCCACAGACATGTCCTTCTGGACGGCAGCGCTGAGATCTACCGACTGA
- a CDS encoding SUKH-4 family immunity protein, whose product MDATGLTAEELLGKILDAFGVPDLWPRRVDWLWQLERAGVSARPLLVANSHRAGRTRRSMQPSRVLKRVLDPLVRHAGARVIVESGPEADHAPRNWLSLQLQASASVPPGVDAVSRQPALRALAFAELRSTPLPVWAALVQAVTGELVDEDALATLAQDLPDLVETIEDQVRFVDERIVDAMRAETTASDRRRINVRLMTRLLALAEQLTSPEGWAAKGPVGHYLAHALPAHALQAEQFDDVSVDGRLVAHIAPTALLDAANQRAAAIPSETLVGDAAALWVAGVGSVRQPEWAAWLHLMATVRGESQAAQALEHSGIALPWRTRWAHWRPPYGWRTRYLRGGSVTEISEMEAGGRVAVAAKGRWDRRVRLWDADSGDLIAGPWSDGIPEPGQSEPLWPRGEDNGLAQGWTELNAFGSSLAGPQFTEVLRVGDGVVLAGIGGVVMVAPGEPDAFKQPEPTHGSALLGHFGLVDNNAQDFWDEPDRTVLEELFEPQAVQRLEATGLPPGLRNEDARHVLREVGLPAFTGAEMSLVAVAEEGLTELTAEEVWGEDDGSGTYYLLGTWLDGRIVVHGDSGTVHRLPAEGEEDDSGPQVASTLGQFVTMLQNYVLGRCLLPMASSRTEREDVRDEIEDSLTAIDEDGGASRAWTYALYDND is encoded by the coding sequence GTGGATGCCACCGGGCTCACCGCTGAGGAGCTTTTGGGGAAGATTCTCGACGCGTTCGGTGTGCCCGATCTGTGGCCCCGGCGGGTGGATTGGCTGTGGCAGCTCGAGCGGGCGGGAGTGAGCGCCAGGCCACTTCTCGTCGCCAACTCCCATCGCGCCGGACGTACGCGCCGATCGATGCAGCCCAGCCGTGTCCTCAAGCGCGTGCTGGACCCACTGGTGCGCCATGCCGGGGCCAGGGTGATCGTCGAATCGGGCCCGGAGGCGGACCACGCGCCTCGGAACTGGCTGAGCCTCCAGCTTCAAGCATCGGCAAGCGTGCCTCCTGGCGTCGACGCCGTGTCCCGCCAGCCTGCTCTGCGCGCGCTGGCCTTCGCGGAGTTGCGGTCGACGCCCTTGCCGGTGTGGGCGGCGTTGGTGCAGGCCGTTACGGGCGAGCTTGTCGATGAGGACGCCCTGGCCACCCTCGCCCAGGACCTGCCCGACCTGGTCGAAACTATCGAGGACCAGGTGCGGTTCGTAGACGAGCGGATCGTCGATGCGATGCGGGCGGAGACGACGGCCTCGGACCGGCGCCGGATCAACGTGCGCCTGATGACACGACTGCTCGCCCTTGCGGAGCAGTTGACGTCGCCGGAAGGCTGGGCGGCAAAAGGGCCGGTCGGGCACTACCTGGCTCATGCTCTCCCCGCCCACGCCCTTCAAGCTGAACAGTTCGATGACGTGAGTGTTGACGGGCGTCTGGTCGCGCATATCGCCCCGACCGCCCTCCTCGACGCGGCGAATCAGCGGGCCGCGGCGATTCCCAGCGAGACCCTCGTCGGTGATGCCGCCGCGCTGTGGGTGGCCGGGGTCGGGTCGGTCCGCCAGCCCGAGTGGGCGGCGTGGCTCCACCTCATGGCCACCGTACGCGGCGAGTCGCAGGCGGCACAGGCACTGGAACATTCAGGGATCGCCCTGCCCTGGCGCACCCGTTGGGCGCATTGGCGCCCTCCGTACGGTTGGCGGACGAGGTACCTGCGCGGTGGCTCGGTGACGGAGATCAGCGAAATGGAGGCCGGTGGACGTGTCGCCGTAGCGGCGAAGGGCCGATGGGACCGGCGGGTTCGACTGTGGGACGCCGATTCCGGTGACCTCATCGCCGGGCCGTGGAGCGACGGCATACCAGAACCAGGGCAGTCGGAGCCGCTCTGGCCGCGCGGCGAGGACAATGGCCTGGCACAGGGCTGGACGGAGTTGAACGCATTCGGCAGCAGTCTGGCCGGCCCTCAGTTCACCGAGGTCCTGCGGGTGGGCGATGGTGTGGTGCTGGCCGGGATCGGTGGCGTGGTGATGGTCGCACCCGGTGAACCGGACGCGTTCAAACAACCGGAGCCGACCCATGGATCCGCACTGCTCGGCCACTTCGGGCTGGTCGACAACAACGCACAGGACTTCTGGGACGAACCCGACCGCACGGTTCTCGAAGAGCTCTTCGAGCCACAGGCGGTACAGCGACTCGAAGCGACGGGGCTGCCACCGGGGCTACGGAACGAGGACGCCCGGCACGTCCTCCGCGAAGTGGGCCTGCCCGCCTTCACGGGCGCCGAGATGAGTCTCGTGGCCGTGGCCGAGGAAGGACTCACCGAACTCACGGCGGAAGAGGTGTGGGGGGAAGACGACGGCAGCGGTACGTACTACCTCCTCGGAACCTGGCTGGACGGCCGCATCGTCGTCCATGGCGACAGCGGCACCGTCCACCGCCTCCCCGCGGAGGGCGAGGAGGACGACTCGGGCCCCCAGGTGGCCTCGACCTTGGGACAGTTCGTGACCATGCTGCAGAACTACGTGCTGGGACGCTGCCTGCTGCCGATGGCGTCGAGCCGCACGGAACGCGAGGATGTCCGCGACGAGATCGAGGACTCGCTGACCGCGATCGACGAGGATGGCGGAGCCTCCCGAGCCTGGACGTATGCCCTCTATGACAACGACTGA